The following are encoded in a window of Coregonus clupeaformis isolate EN_2021a chromosome 22, ASM2061545v1, whole genome shotgun sequence genomic DNA:
- the LOC123481622 gene encoding broad substrate specificity ATP-binding cassette transporter ABCG2-like: protein MDWLAWLKYLSIPRYGLTALEINEFVGLKFCEDPAVGATSPGSGMMTNCSMNATHALGIMCTGEQYLDYLGIEYTTWGLWENHVALAIMTLIFLVIAYLKLRFIKKFT, encoded by the exons ATGGACTGGCTGGCCTGGTTGAAGTACCTCAGTATCCCTCGCTACGGTCTAACA GCCCTGGAGATCAACGAGTTTGTGGGGCTGAAGTTCTGTGAGGACCCTGCCGTTGGCGCCACGTCTCCTGGCTCTGGCATGATGACCAACTGCAGTATGAACGCTACTCACGCTCTCGGGATAAT GTGCACCGGTGAACAATACCTGGACTACCTAGGAATAGAATACACTACATGGGGCCTATGGGAAAACCACGTTGCCTTGGCGATAATGACACTCATTTTCCTGGTCATCGCCTATCTGAAGCTGCGGTTTATTAAGAAGTTCACATAA
- the LOC123481636 gene encoding NADH-ubiquinone oxidoreductase 75 kDa subunit, mitochondrial-like, translating to MWTFIHSYVDCVCDNFYVMLRLPAVSRALAGAAKGSLVPSNNVRTSARAASNMVEVFVDGKPLEVLPGTTVLQACEKMGVQIPRFCYHERLSVAGNCRMCLVEIEKAPKLAAACAMPVMKGWNILTNSEKTRKAREGVMEFLLANHPLDCPICDQGGECDLQDQSMQFGSDRSRFSEDKRAVEDKNIGPLIKTIMTRCIQCTRCIRFASEIAGVEDLGTTGRGNNMQVGTYVEKMFMSEMSGNVIDICPVGALTSKPYAFTSRPWETRKTESIDVLDAVGSNIIVSTRGGEVMRVLPRLNEDINEEWISDKTRFAYDGLKRQRLTQPMVKDASGQLVPTSWEDVLTRVAGALQGAQGSDVAAIAGGMVDAEALVSLKDLLNRLNSDNLCTEEVFPDTGAGVTLTHASNYLLNSRISGIEEADLLLLIGTNPRYEAPLFNARVRKSWLHNELKVSVVGSSADLSYTYDHLGESTQVLQDIANGTHPFCQVLAQAKRPVVVVGSASLQREDGGAILSSVQTIAQNARASSGADEGWKVLNVLHRVASQVAALDLGYKAGVESIRKAPPKVLFLLGADGECITRQDLPKDSMIIYQGHHGDVGATMADVILPGAAYTEKNGTYVNTEGRSQQTRVAVTAPGMAREDWKIIRAISELAGLTLPYDSVDEVRGRLAEVSPNLVRYDDVEEANYFKQANQLSQAVNQTLLANPLVSPQLTAKDFYMTDPISRASQTMAKCVKAVTEGADAVDEPSIC from the exons ATGTGGACATTTATTCACTCTtatgttgactgtgtgtgtgacaacTTCTA CGTCATGTTGCGTTTGCCAGCCGTTAGCCGCGCGCTAGCTGGGGCAGCCAAGGGCAGCCTGGTCCCCTCCAACAATG TGCGTACCTCAGCAAGAGCTGccagtaacatggtggaggtgtTTGTTGATGGGAAACCATTGGAGGTGCTGCCTGGAACCACAGTGCTGCAG GCCTGTGAGAAGATGGGGGTGCAGATTCCTCGATTCTGCTACCACGAGCGCCTGTCTGTGGCTGGGAACTGCAGAATGTGTCTGGTGGAGATCGAGAAAGCCCCAAAGCTGGCGGCGGCGTGCGCCATGCCAGTGATGAAAGGCTGGAACATCCTGACCAACTCAGAGAAGACCCGCAAGGCcagagagggagtgatggagtTCCTGCTGGCTAACCACCCTCTGGACTGCCCCATCTGTGACCAGGGAGGAGAGTGTGACCttcag GACCAGTCCATGCAGTTTGGTTCAGACCGCAGTCGTTTCTCTGAGGACAAGCGGGCCGTGGAGGATAAGAACATTGGACCACTCATCAAAACCATCATGACCCGCTGCATCCAGTGCACACGCTGCATCCG TTTTGCCAGTGAGATTGCAGGTGTAGAGGACCTGGGTACCACAGGCAGAGGGAACAACATGCAGGTGGGAACGTACGTGGAGAAGATGTTCATGTCCGAGATGTCAGGAAACGTCATCGACATATGTCCAGTAGGAGCCCTCACCTCCAAACCATACGCCTTCACCTCACGACCCTGGGAGACcag GAAGACTGAGTCTATAGATGTGTTGGATGCAGTAGGCAGTAACATCATTGTGAGTACGCgtggtggagaggtgatgagggTTCTGCCCCGCCTGAACGAAGACATCAACGAAGAGTGGATCTCAGACAAGACCAG gtttGCGTATGACGGTCTGAAGCGCCAGAGGCTGACCCAGCCTATGGTGAAGGACGCGTCAGGACAGCTGGTCCCCACATCCTGGGAGGACGTACTCACACGCGTGGCCGGAGCA ttgcaGGGGGCCCAGGGCAGTGACGTGGCAGCCATAGCTGGAGGTATGGTGGATGCGGAGGCTCTGGTGTCTCTGAAGGACCTGCTCAACAGACTGAACAGTGACAACCTCTGTACTGAGGAG GTCTTCCCTGACACTGGGGCTGGGGTGA CTCTGACCCATGCTTCCAACTACCTGCTGAACTCTCGGATCAGTGGCATTGAGGAAGCTGACCTGCTGCTACTTATAGGAACCAACCCTCGCTACGAAGCCCCGCTCTTCAATGCACGCGTCCGcaagag ctGGTTGCATAATGAGTTGAAGGTGTCTGTGGTGGGGAGCAGTGCGGATCTGAGTTACACTTACGACCACCTGGGAGAGTCTACTCAGGTGCTGCAGGACATCGCTAACGGAACACACCCCTTCTGCCAG gtgCTGGCGCAGGCCAAGCGACCGGTAGTGGTGGTGGGTAGTGCCTCTCTTCAGAGGGAGGACGGAGGAGCCATCTTGAGCTCTGTGCAAACCATCGCCCAGAACGCTCGGGCCAGCAGCGGAGCGGATGAGGGCTGGAAGGTCCTCAACGTCCTACACAG GGTAGCCAGTCAGGTGGCAGCCCTGGATCTGGGCTACAAGGCGGGGGTGGAGTCTATCCGTAAAGCCCCGCCCAAGGTTCTGTTCCTGCTAGGAGCTGACGGAGAATGCATCACCAGACAGGACCTGCCCAAAGACAGCATGATCATCTAccagg GTCACCATGGAGACGTGGGTGCTACCATGGCTGACGTTATCCTGCCCGGCGCGGCGTACACGGAGAAGAACGGAACATACGTCAACACAGAGGGGAGGAGTCAACAGACACGCGTGGCCGTCACCGCGCCCGGCATGGCCAGGGAGGACTGGAAGATCATCAGAGCCATCtctgag CTGGCGGGGCTGACTCTACCCTATGACTCTGTGGATGAGGTGAGGGGCCGGCTGGCCGAGGTTTCTCCTAACCTGGTCCGCTACGACGACGTTGAGGAGGCCAACTACTTTAAACAGGCCAACCAACTCTCACAG gCTGTGAATCAGACTCTTCTAGCAAATCCTCTCGTTTCTCCTCAGCTGACAGCTAAAGACTTCTATATGACAG atcCCATCAGTAGAGCGTCTCAGACTATGGCCAAGTGTGTTAAAGCCGTCACAGAGGGAGCTGACGCCGTCGACGAACCATCCATCTGCTGA
- the LOC123481635 gene encoding elongation factor 1-beta-like yields the protein MGFGDLKTPGGLKVLNDFLADKSYIEGWVPSQADVAVFDAISSAPSTDLCHALRWYNHIKSFQNKKGSLPGVKKPLGQYGPAGVEDKTAAAGDSKDDDDDMDLFGSDEEEDAEAEKLKEERIAAYAAKKSKKPTLIAKSSILLDVKPWDDETDMAKLEECVRSISMDGLLWGQSKLVPVGYGIKKLQIGCVVEDDKVGTDQLEEQITAFEDYVQSMDVAAFNKI from the exons ATGGGCTTTGGCGATCTGAAAACCCCTGGCGGCCTCAAGGTCCTCAACGACTTTTTAGCCGACAAGAGCTACATCGAGGG GTGGGTGCCCTCCCAGGCCGACGTGGCTGTGTTCGATGCAATCTCCTCAGCACCCTCCACAGACCTGTGCCACGCTCTGCGCTGGTACAACCACATCAAGTCATTCCAGAACAAGAAGGGCAG TCTGCCAGGAGTGAAGAAGCCCCTGGGCCAGTATGGTCCTGCCGGGGTGGAGGACAAGACTGCTGCAGCCGGAGACTCTAAGGATGACGACGATGACATGGACCTCTTCGGCTCTGACGAAGAG GAGGACGCAGAGGCAGAaaagctgaaggaggagagaATCGCAGCTTACGCCGCCAAGAAGTCAAAGA AGCCCACACTCATCGCCAAGTCGTCCATCCTGCTTGATGTGAAGCCGTGGGATGACGAGACGGACATGGCCAAGCTGGAGGAGTGTGTTCGCAGCATCTCAATGGACGGCCTGCTCTGGGGACAGT CCAAGCTGGTACCAGTGGGCTATGGCATCAAGAAGCTGCAGATCGGGTGTGTGGTGGAGGACGACAAGGTGGGAACAGACCAGCTGGAAGAACAGATCACAGCCTTCGAGGACTATGTCCAGTCTATGGATGTGGCTGCGTTCAACAAGATCTAA
- the LOC123481607 gene encoding dystrotelin-like produces MDLSSPPLTLHISLPLRTHPLTTEPLSIILPNRWPRPHLSGSGRHLKPYRLRKSRRKHSHRLLERELQVWRVAVQSEQGSLEDRCCEMEANMETLRRHNLRLQDMLSQALSMSGTHADVMPHADVMPHANYRPERDIASPVESQSSASSSGSREREREGEEKEREEEEEEREEEEECYTEKMQRDEMKTEEQRGDDDDEEQTHTPTMHGRITSNPQPCDGQVTGPMKDQRVSEEEYSWDV; encoded by the exons ATGGACCTGT CTTCACCACCCCTGACCCTTCACATCAGTCTGCCGCTGAGGACACACCCCCTGACGACAGAGCCCCTCTCTATAATCCTCCCCAACCGCTGGCCACGCCCCCATCTGTCAGGATCAGGAAGGCATCTAAAGCCCTACAGACTGAGGAAGAGCAGGAGGAAGCACAGCCACAG gctgCTGGAGAGGGAGCTGCAGGTGTGGAGGGTAGCGGTCCAATCGGAGCAGGGCTCGCTGGAGGACCGCTGCTGTGAGATGGAGGCCAACATGGAGACTCTGAGACGACACAACCTCAGACTGCAGGACATGCTCTCacag GCTCTAAGCATGTCAGGGACACATGCTGATGTCATGCCACATGCTGATGTCATGCCACATGCTAactacaggccagagagagacatAGCCTCTCCTGTAGAGTCCCAGAGCTCTGCATCGTCCTCTggatcgagagaaagagagagagaaggggaggagaaggagagggaagaagaggaggaggagagggaagaggaggaagaatgtTACACAGAGAAGATGCAGAGGGATGAGATGAAGACAGAAGAACAGagaggtgatgatgatgatgaggagcagACTCATACTCCCACAATGCACGGGAGAATTACCTCTAACCCACAGCCCTGTGATGGGCAGGTCACTGGGCCGATGAAAGACCAGCGTGTCTCTGAAGAGGAGTATTCCTGGGATGtgtag
- the LOC123481624 gene encoding ropporin-1-like: MDLTPEVLTTMHEKLYKKGTVSKTEVSKLWQSFGLADDLLRHIMTVGCFGDELDWIKFFALGCSYLGGTIKNAMTHALYILNSDSSCKPPDACVTFETFRFLYSYLAAVDREVSQAQIDRTITYLEAQAKARDGMVKVSDFVNSRKVRLG; the protein is encoded by the exons ATGGACCTTACACCTGAGGTACTCACCACAATGCACGAAAAG cTGTATAAGAAAGGCACAGTCAGTAAGACGGAGGTGAGCAAGCTGTGGCAGTCGTTCGGATTGGCTGACGACCTTCTCAGACACATCATGACAGTGGGCTGCTTCGGAGACGAACTCGACTGGATCAAATTCTTCGCCCTGGGCTGCAGCTACCTGGGAGGA ACGATCAAGAACGCCATGACCCACGCACTGTATATCCTGAACTCAGACAGCTCGTGTAAGCCCCCAGACGCCTGTGTGACCTTCGAGACCTTCCGTTTCCTTTACTCCTACCTGGCTGCAGTGGACAGAGAGGTGTCCCAGGCCCAGATAGACCGAACCATCACCTACTTGGAGGCTCAGGC gaaGGCACGTGACGGGATGGTGAAGGTGTCAGACTTCGTCAACAGTCGTAAAGTGCGTTTGGGATAG